One window of the Alphaproteobacteria bacterium genome contains the following:
- the pnp gene encoding polyribonucleotide nucleotidyltransferase gives MKMFNVVRKELEWGGRTLVLETGKIARQADGAVLVTYGETTVLCTAVAQKSPRAGIDFFPLTVNYQEKTFAAGKIPGGFFKREGRPNEKETLTSRLIDRPIRPLFHHSFRNETQVICTVLSHDLENNPDMAAMIGASAALTISGIPFLGPIGGARVGYVNGEYVLNPMPEQLAESKLDLIVAGTKDAVLMVESEAEELNEEVMLGAVMFGHASFQPVIDAIISLAESAAKEPWPLPEEVDSSEMKARLESLVGEDIRAAYGVREKQARTDRLSEARKKVEKVAEEESLDSTIASGLFKKMEKAIVRGQIIDSGIRIDGRDLKTVRQISVETDILPRTHGSALFTRGETQALAVTTLGTGQDEQIIDALEGEYRERFMLHYNFPPYSTGETKFMSSPGRREIGHGKLAWRALRPLLPAPDAFPYTIRVVSEVTESNGSSSMATVCGSSLSMMGAGVPLRAPCAGIAMGLILEDSGFAVLSDILGDEDHLGDMDFKVAGTENGVTALQMDIKITGITKEIMEVALAQARDGRMHILGEMSKALSAPRGEVNDHAPRITTIQVPKDKIREIIGTGGKVIREICEVTGAKVDIEDDGTVKVASSNTESAEAAVKWIRDIVAEPEVGVIYRGKVVKVVDFGAFVNFIGSKDGLVHISELAPGRVGKVTDVVNEGDEVWVKVLSFDDRGKVRLSMKSVNQESGTEEGADAVAEAGD, from the coding sequence ATAAAAATGTTCAACGTCGTCAGGAAAGAATTGGAATGGGGCGGGCGTACGCTCGTCTTGGAAACCGGCAAAATCGCACGCCAAGCCGACGGGGCAGTCCTCGTCACCTACGGTGAGACCACCGTGCTGTGCACCGCCGTCGCGCAAAAGTCGCCGCGGGCCGGAATCGATTTCTTTCCGCTTACCGTCAACTACCAGGAGAAGACCTTCGCCGCCGGCAAAATTCCGGGCGGCTTCTTCAAACGTGAAGGTCGGCCCAACGAAAAGGAAACGCTGACGTCCCGTCTGATCGACCGGCCGATTCGTCCGCTTTTCCACCACAGTTTCCGCAACGAGACCCAGGTCATCTGCACTGTGTTGTCGCACGATCTGGAAAACAACCCCGACATGGCGGCGATGATCGGTGCCTCGGCGGCGCTGACGATTTCCGGCATTCCGTTCCTCGGCCCCATCGGCGGCGCGCGGGTCGGCTATGTTAACGGCGAATACGTGCTCAATCCGATGCCCGAGCAGCTCGCCGAGTCCAAACTCGATCTCATCGTGGCCGGTACCAAAGACGCCGTGCTGATGGTCGAATCCGAGGCCGAAGAGCTCAATGAAGAGGTCATGCTCGGCGCCGTCATGTTCGGCCATGCCTCGTTCCAGCCCGTGATCGACGCGATCATTTCGCTGGCCGAATCGGCCGCCAAGGAACCCTGGCCGCTGCCCGAGGAAGTCGACAGCAGCGAGATGAAGGCGCGCCTCGAATCACTGGTTGGCGAAGACATCCGCGCCGCCTACGGCGTTCGCGAAAAGCAGGCGCGTACCGACCGCCTGTCCGAGGCCCGCAAGAAGGTCGAAAAGGTTGCCGAGGAAGAAAGCCTCGATTCGACCATCGCTTCCGGCCTGTTCAAGAAAATGGAAAAGGCGATCGTACGCGGTCAGATCATCGACAGCGGCATCCGGATCGACGGGCGCGACCTCAAGACCGTGCGGCAGATTTCGGTCGAGACCGACATTCTACCGCGCACCCATGGCTCGGCGCTGTTCACCCGCGGCGAGACCCAGGCATTGGCGGTCACCACGCTCGGTACCGGCCAGGACGAACAGATCATCGACGCACTCGAGGGCGAGTACCGCGAACGCTTCATGCTGCACTACAACTTCCCGCCCTACTCGACCGGCGAAACCAAGTTCATGTCCTCGCCTGGCCGCCGCGAAATTGGTCACGGCAAGCTGGCATGGCGGGCACTGCGGCCGTTGCTGCCGGCACCGGACGCGTTTCCCTACACCATCCGCGTCGTCTCCGAGGTCACCGAGTCCAACGGCTCGTCCTCGATGGCCACGGTATGCGGCTCGTCCTTGTCGATGATGGGGGCCGGCGTGCCATTGCGCGCGCCGTGCGCCGGTATCGCGATGGGCTTGATTCTCGAAGACTCCGGCTTTGCAGTTCTGTCCGACATCCTCGGCGACGAGGATCACCTCGGCGATATGGACTTCAAGGTGGCGGGCACCGAGAACGGCGTCACCGCGCTGCAAATGGACATCAAGATCACCGGGATCACCAAGGAGATCATGGAGGTTGCGCTGGCCCAGGCCCGCGACGGTCGCATGCATATCTTGGGTGAAATGTCGAAGGCCCTGTCCGCTCCGCGCGGCGAGGTCAACGATCATGCGCCGCGGATCACCACGATCCAGGTGCCTAAGGACAAGATCCGCGAGATCATCGGTACCGGTGGCAAAGTCATCCGCGAAATCTGCGAAGTGACTGGCGCCAAGGTCGATATCGAAGACGATGGCACCGTCAAGGTGGCGAGCTCCAACACCGAATCGGCCGAGGCCGCGGTGAAGTGGATTCGCGACATCGTGGCGGAGCCCGAGGTCGGCGTGATCTACCGCGGCAAGGTGGTCAAGGTCGTGGACTTCGGCGCCTTCGTGAACTTCATCGGCTCAAAGGACGGGCTCGTCCACATCAGCGAACTCGCCCCGGGCCGGGTCGGCAAGGTGACCGACGTCGTCAACGAAGGCGACGAGGTTTGGGTCAAGGTTCTGTCGTTCGACGATCGCGGCAAAGTGCGGCTCAGCATGAAGTCGGTCAACCAGGAATCTGGTACCGAAGAGGGCGCCGATGCGGTGGCCGAAGCGGGCGACTAA
- the rpsO gene encoding 30S ribosomal protein S15, which yields MSITAERKATLIKEYATKDQDTGSPEVQVAILTERITNLTEHFKDHKKDAHSRRGLLMLVNRRRRLLDYVRDCDVARYEQLIQRLGIRK from the coding sequence ATGTCGATTACGGCAGAGCGCAAAGCGACGCTCATCAAAGAATACGCGACCAAGGATCAAGACACCGGGTCGCCCGAAGTTCAGGTTGCCATTCTTACCGAACGGATCACCAACCTGACCGAGCACTTCAAGGACCACAAGAAAGATGCCCACTCGCGGCGCGGGCTTCTGATGCTCGTCAACCGGCGCCGCCGTCTGCTCGACTATGTGCGCGATTGCGATGTCGCACGTTACGAGCAACTCATTCAGCGACTCGGCATCAGAAAATAG
- a CDS encoding nitronate monooxygenase, whose protein sequence is MKPLNSMRMSGFDVLPLVEGGKGISISNGESSGAWAAAGAVGTFSGVNADSYDADGRLIPQQYSGRTRVERHEELIQYAIDGGVTQAKIAHEIAGGRGPIHMNVLWEMAAAERVLVGILERAGKLVHGVTCGAGMPYKVAEIAAHFGVHYYPIVSSGRAFRALWKRAYHKFAELLGGVVYEDPWRAGGHNGLSNSEDPEHPEDPYPRVLELRERMREFGLGDTPIIMAGGVWFLREWQDWIDNPELGPIAFQFGTRPLLTEESPISDAWKKRLLTLNEGDVYLNNFSPTGMWSSAVENAFLRELKERHDHQIAYTREPIGDHDVEFLTGPRKQPVFVTAHDKSQAEKWMAAGFTEAMKTPDSTMIFVRPETMREIRIDQTECMGCLSHCQFSNWSQEEGHTTGKKADPRSYCIQKTLQVIGHSDEVENQLMFAGHAAFRFRDDPFYSNGFVPTVHQLVDRLVTGD, encoded by the coding sequence GTGAAACCCCTCAATAGCATGCGCATGTCGGGCTTCGATGTGCTCCCCCTCGTCGAGGGGGGCAAGGGCATCTCCATCTCCAACGGTGAAAGTTCGGGTGCCTGGGCGGCGGCGGGGGCGGTTGGCACGTTTTCGGGCGTCAACGCCGATTCTTACGACGCCGATGGACGGTTGATCCCGCAACAATATTCCGGTCGCACGCGGGTCGAGCGGCACGAAGAACTCATTCAGTACGCCATCGACGGCGGTGTGACCCAAGCCAAGATCGCCCACGAGATCGCGGGCGGGCGCGGCCCGATCCACATGAACGTTCTGTGGGAAATGGCCGCCGCCGAACGGGTCTTGGTCGGCATCTTGGAGCGCGCCGGCAAACTCGTGCACGGCGTCACCTGCGGCGCCGGCATGCCCTACAAGGTGGCGGAAATCGCCGCCCACTTCGGGGTCCACTATTACCCCATCGTGTCGTCGGGCCGGGCATTCCGCGCCCTATGGAAGCGCGCCTACCACAAATTCGCCGAACTCTTGGGCGGCGTCGTTTACGAAGACCCCTGGCGCGCTGGCGGCCACAACGGCCTGTCCAATAGCGAGGATCCGGAGCACCCTGAAGACCCCTATCCGCGGGTGCTGGAACTACGCGAACGGATGCGCGAATTCGGTCTCGGCGACACCCCCATCATTATGGCGGGCGGCGTGTGGTTCCTGCGCGAATGGCAGGATTGGATCGATAATCCCGAGTTGGGTCCCATCGCCTTTCAGTTCGGTACGCGGCCTCTGTTGACCGAGGAAAGCCCGATTTCGGACGCTTGGAAAAAGCGTCTGCTGACGCTCAACGAAGGCGACGTCTACCTCAACAACTTTAGCCCCACGGGCATGTGGTCCTCGGCCGTCGAGAACGCCTTCTTGCGCGAACTGAAAGAGCGCCACGATCACCAGATCGCCTACACGCGCGAGCCGATCGGCGATCACGACGTCGAATTCCTGACCGGCCCGCGCAAGCAACCGGTCTTTGTCACCGCGCACGACAAGAGCCAAGCGGAAAAGTGGATGGCCGCAGGCTTTACCGAAGCGATGAAGACGCCCGATTCGACGATGATCTTTGTCCGACCGGAAACGATGCGCGAAATCCGCATCGACCAGACCGAGTGCATGGGCTGCCTCAGCCACTGCCAGTTCTCCAACTGGTCCCAGGAAGAGGGACACACCACGGGCAAGAAGGCCGACCCGCGCAGCTACTGCATCCAGAAAACCCTCCAGGTTATCGGCCACAGCGACGAGGTCGAAAATCAATTGATGTTTGCCGGTCACGCCGCCTTCCGTTTCCGGGACGACCCGTTCTATTCGAACGGGTTCGTACCAACGGTCCATCAATTGGTGGACCGCCTGGTCACCGGGGACTGA
- a CDS encoding Fur family transcriptional regulator has protein sequence MTTTDRTESAADAQTRVRLAGLRPTRQRVALARMLFSGPARHVTAETLHGEAGDEGVRVSLATVYNTLHQFVRVGLLREVMVNPGRSYFDTNVGAHHHFFHETTGELEDIDAAQVDLSTLPAAPAGTRIERVDVVIRLRDRQS, from the coding sequence ATGACCACGACCGACCGGACCGAAAGCGCCGCCGACGCGCAAACGCGTGTGCGCCTCGCCGGATTGCGGCCGACCCGCCAGCGTGTCGCGCTGGCCCGCATGCTGTTCTCTGGGCCCGCCCGCCACGTCACCGCCGAAACCCTGCACGGCGAAGCGGGCGACGAAGGCGTGCGGGTGTCGCTCGCGACCGTCTACAACACCTTGCATCAGTTCGTGCGCGTCGGTTTGTTGCGCGAGGTCATGGTCAACCCCGGCCGTTCCTACTTCGATACCAATGTCGGCGCCCACCACCACTTTTTCCACGAGACGACCGGCGAACTCGAAGACATCGACGCCGCGCAGGTCGACCTCTCGACACTGCCTGCGGCCCCCGCCGGTACCCGCATCGAACGTGTCGATGTGGTCATACGGCTCCGCGACCGCCAGTCATAA
- a CDS encoding DUF3501 family protein: protein MTRENHEIVRAELMPMEAYAVVRKQKRTEVSAIKKDRRVGVGPFATFYFENYDTMWIQIHEMLFIEKGGEAQIEDELAAYNPLIPKGKELVATLMFEIDDPIRRDAELRRLTGVERTVTLRVGGETIAAIPESDVERTKADGKTSSIHFLRFPMNDTQIAAFRSSTTEAVLAIGHEHYGHMAVVPRAVRTALQGDLD, encoded by the coding sequence ATGACTCGCGAAAACCATGAAATCGTCCGTGCCGAGTTGATGCCGATGGAGGCCTACGCGGTCGTCCGCAAACAAAAGCGCACCGAGGTCTCGGCGATAAAAAAGGATCGCCGTGTCGGTGTCGGCCCCTTCGCGACCTTCTATTTCGAGAACTACGACACGATGTGGATCCAGATCCACGAAATGCTGTTTATCGAAAAGGGCGGCGAGGCCCAAATCGAGGACGAGCTGGCGGCTTATAATCCTTTGATTCCAAAGGGAAAGGAGCTGGTCGCGACGTTGATGTTCGAAATCGACGACCCGATCCGACGCGACGCCGAATTGCGCCGACTCACCGGCGTCGAGCGCACCGTGACGCTGCGCGTCGGCGGCGAAACCATCGCCGCAATCCCCGAAAGCGACGTCGAGCGCACCAAGGCCGACGGCAAGACCTCGTCGATTCACTTCCTGCGCTTCCCGATGAACGACACGCAGATCGCGGCGTTTCGCTCGAGCACGACCGAGGCGGTGTTGGCAATCGGCCACGAGCATTACGGGCATATGGCGGTCGTGCCGCGCGCAGTACGAACCGCGCTCCAGGGCGACCTCGACTAG
- the truB gene encoding tRNA pseudouridine(55) synthase TruB yields the protein MNGWILLDKPKGLSSAKAVGKVRHLFDRAKAGHGGTLDPLASGLLPIALGEATKVIGYILDGTKGYRATVVWGESRDTDDAEGAVTATSAARPDRAAILAALPAFSGPIVQRPPAYSALKVAGQRAYALARAGETVVLKSREIEIFSLELVEMDAEYAVLDVICSKGTYIRALVRDLAEALGTVGYLGDLRRTRAGPFTEVQAISLACLESLGHSARLAEALWPLETALDDIPALALDGDAAARLRHGQSIDVSAGLRDGIVFATSDSGPVAMARATGGTLKPLRVFNSG from the coding sequence GTGAACGGCTGGATTTTGCTCGACAAGCCCAAGGGTCTGTCCTCGGCCAAGGCCGTGGGCAAGGTCCGGCATTTGTTCGACCGGGCCAAGGCCGGGCATGGCGGAACCCTCGACCCCTTGGCGTCGGGTTTGCTGCCGATCGCGCTTGGCGAGGCGACCAAGGTGATCGGTTATATCCTGGACGGAACCAAAGGCTACCGCGCCACCGTGGTGTGGGGCGAGAGCCGCGATACCGACGACGCCGAAGGCGCGGTCACCGCAACCAGCGCCGCGCGGCCCGACCGGGCAGCGATTCTGGCGGCGTTGCCGGCCTTTAGCGGACCCATCGTCCAGCGGCCGCCGGCCTATTCGGCGCTCAAAGTGGCGGGGCAGCGCGCCTATGCCCTTGCCCGGGCCGGCGAGACCGTCGTCCTCAAATCCCGTGAAATCGAGATATTTTCGCTGGAATTGGTCGAAATGGACGCCGAATACGCGGTTTTGGACGTTATTTGCAGCAAAGGCACCTATATCCGGGCGTTGGTACGCGATTTGGCCGAAGCGCTGGGTACCGTCGGCTATCTCGGCGACCTGCGCCGGACGCGGGCCGGCCCGTTCACCGAGGTGCAGGCGATTTCGCTGGCCTGCCTTGAGAGCTTGGGCCATAGTGCGCGCCTCGCGGAAGCATTATGGCCGCTTGAGACCGCGCTGGACGACATCCCGGCGCTGGCCTTGGACGGCGACGCCGCGGCAAGACTACGCCACGGCCAATCGATTGACGTTTCCGCGGGACTCAGGGACGGCATCGTCTTCGCAACATCGGACAGCGGTCCGGTGGCAATGGCGCGGGCGACTGGCGGCACCCTGAAACCGCTACGTGTTTTCAATTCGGGATAG
- the rbfA gene encoding 30S ribosome-binding factor RbfA, which produces MPRNPSKSVLQRQHRVGELLRHGLVDALAPMEFANGAVTGGAVTISQVRVSTDLKQARAFVFPLGGSNAAQLIEELNAAAPRIQGPLARRAGLRFTPRLEFVLDNTFDEADRIETLLARANAKSRPT; this is translated from the coding sequence ATGCCGAGAAACCCGAGTAAATCAGTTCTGCAACGCCAGCACCGCGTCGGCGAGTTGCTGCGTCACGGGCTCGTCGATGCGCTTGCCCCGATGGAATTTGCGAACGGGGCTGTCACCGGTGGCGCGGTGACGATCTCGCAGGTCCGCGTCAGCACCGATCTCAAGCAGGCGCGCGCGTTCGTCTTTCCCCTCGGCGGCAGCAATGCGGCGCAACTGATCGAGGAACTCAACGCCGCCGCCCCCCGGATTCAGGGTCCGCTCGCGCGCCGCGCCGGCCTGCGTTTTACGCCGCGCCTCGAGTTCGTCCTCGACAATACCTTCGACGAAGCCGATCGCATCGAAACCCTCCTCGCCCGAGCCAACGCTAAATCGCGACCGACGTGA
- a CDS encoding D-glycerate dehydrogenase: protein MPKQKPRVIVTRKLPDEIETRMMELFQTRLNVDDRPLSSDELRQAVQDCDVLVPTVTDRIDADLLKSAGPKLKLIANFGNGVDHIDLAAAAAAKITVTNTPGVLTEDTADMTMALILAVPRRLVEGERLMRTGEWPGWSPSFMLGRRIWGKRLGIVGMGRIGTALARRARGFGLSIHYHNRHRVAPEIEGELEATYWESLDQMLAHMDIVSVNCPHTPATYHLLSARRLKLLRKEAYIVNTARGEIVDEAALIAMLKAGDLMGAGLDVYENEPQVKPGFFKLDNVVMLPHMGSATLESRLATGELVLINIRTFMDGHKPPDRVIAGTTI from the coding sequence ATGCCAAAACAAAAACCGCGGGTCATCGTCACGCGCAAACTGCCGGACGAAATCGAAACCCGGATGATGGAGTTGTTCCAGACTCGGCTGAACGTCGACGACCGCCCGCTCTCGAGCGACGAATTGCGTCAGGCGGTCCAGGATTGCGATGTCCTAGTGCCGACGGTTACCGACCGGATCGACGCGGACCTGCTCAAATCGGCTGGACCGAAACTCAAACTGATCGCCAATTTCGGCAACGGCGTCGATCACATCGATCTCGCCGCGGCGGCCGCCGCCAAGATCACTGTTACGAATACCCCTGGCGTACTCACCGAAGATACCGCCGACATGACGATGGCGTTGATCCTGGCTGTGCCGCGCCGTTTGGTCGAAGGCGAACGCCTGATGCGCACGGGCGAGTGGCCGGGTTGGTCGCCCAGCTTCATGCTAGGCCGCCGCATCTGGGGCAAGCGTCTCGGCATCGTTGGGATGGGCCGGATCGGCACCGCGCTGGCGCGCCGCGCCCGCGGCTTCGGCCTGTCGATCCACTATCACAACCGCCACCGCGTCGCGCCCGAGATCGAGGGCGAGCTCGAAGCGACCTATTGGGAAAGCCTCGACCAGATGCTGGCCCACATGGATATCGTCTCGGTCAACTGCCCGCACACGCCGGCGACCTACCATCTGCTGTCCGCGCGCCGGCTCAAGCTGCTGCGCAAGGAAGCCTATATCGTCAACACCGCACGCGGCGAAATTGTCGACGAGGCGGCGTTGATCGCAATGCTTAAGGCTGGCGATCTGATGGGCGCGGGCCTCGACGTTTACGAGAACGAACCCCAGGTCAAACCCGGTTTCTTCAAACTCGACAACGTCGTCATGTTGCCCCACATGGGCTCCGCTACCCTCGAAAGTCGTCTCGCCACGGGCGAACTGGTGCTGATCAATATCCGCACCTTCATGGACGGCCACAAACCTCCCGACCGT
- a CDS encoding SH3 domain-containing protein, translating into MDTHQRFLDRGAPRLAYSGVRISRQRFWSIARAGVLALCVAAGTLVPERAVAQRDYMPHFVSLRHNTVNVRTGPGTQYPVEWVFKRAGLPVEAIAEFEQWIRVRDYEGAEGWVHRRLLSPDRWAVITGSLRTVRRRPSDDSPPVLFAEPGVQGHLLRCADGWCEIEIGDRRGWVRRDILWGVYPDEEFE; encoded by the coding sequence TTGGACACCCACCAGCGCTTCCTTGACCGTGGCGCGCCGCGGTTGGCATATAGCGGCGTGCGGATATCGAGACAGCGGTTTTGGTCGATTGCGCGCGCCGGGGTGTTGGCCCTGTGCGTTGCGGCGGGCACTCTTGTCCCCGAACGCGCGGTTGCACAGCGCGACTACATGCCCCATTTCGTGTCGCTGCGACACAACACCGTAAACGTACGAACCGGACCGGGAACGCAATATCCGGTCGAATGGGTGTTCAAGCGGGCGGGTCTGCCGGTGGAGGCGATCGCCGAATTCGAACAATGGATCCGGGTGCGCGACTATGAGGGTGCCGAGGGATGGGTGCACCGCCGGTTGCTGTCGCCCGACCGCTGGGCGGTGATTACCGGTTCCCTGCGGACCGTGCGGCGACGGCCGAGCGACGACAGTCCGCCGGTGTTGTTCGCGGAACCCGGCGTGCAGGGGCACCTGCTGCGCTGTGCCGACGGGTGGTGCGAGATCGAAATCGGCGACCGGCGCGGCTGGGTGCGGCGCGACATCCTGTGGGGCGTCTACCCCGACGAAGAGTTCGAGTAA
- a CDS encoding heterodisulfide reductase-related iron-sulfur binding cluster → MKEGSTEAPIRHPIDWQDPSFIDTDALDAELRRVFDICHGCRRCFNLCDSFPRLFDLIDESESGELDTVASADFKPVVDACTLCDMCFLTKCPYVPPHEFNLDFPHLMLRYRAAEQARGIKPGIAEAQLTKTDRNGTLARFAAPLANWASSRGNRLTRPILQGVAHVHEDVELPKFHRETLMAKAAHHPLARNTAAPAAGRKVALYATCFANYNNPGIGEAARRVLAHNGVDVEVVYPECCGMPQLEGGEIGDVADRARRIAAVMAGWIDDGYDIVAMTPSCALMLKFEWPLIVPDNAAVKRLSEATFDLSEYIVDIAKKEGLADGLKALPGGVAVHLACHARAQNMGAKAAELLRYVPEASVTIVERCSGHGGSWGIKTENFPVALKVGAPAAQRAADANAAFVVSECPLAGKHIVQGMEKIDGATAKLAEAKSFHPIELVARAYGLVE, encoded by the coding sequence ATGAAAGAAGGCTCGACCGAAGCCCCGATTCGCCATCCCATCGACTGGCAAGATCCGTCGTTCATCGACACGGATGCGCTCGACGCCGAGCTACGCCGGGTGTTCGACATTTGTCACGGCTGCCGCCGCTGCTTCAATTTATGCGATTCGTTCCCGCGCCTTTTCGATTTGATCGACGAGTCCGAAAGCGGCGAACTCGACACGGTGGCCAGTGCCGACTTCAAACCGGTCGTCGATGCCTGCACGTTGTGCGACATGTGCTTCTTGACCAAATGTCCCTACGTGCCGCCGCACGAGTTCAACCTCGACTTCCCTCATCTCATGCTGCGCTATCGTGCCGCGGAACAGGCCCGGGGAATCAAGCCGGGTATCGCCGAAGCGCAACTGACCAAGACCGACCGCAACGGCACACTCGCACGCTTCGCGGCGCCGCTCGCCAACTGGGCCTCTTCGCGCGGCAATCGCCTCACCCGCCCTATCCTGCAGGGCGTCGCCCACGTCCACGAAGATGTCGAACTGCCCAAGTTCCACCGCGAAACCCTCATGGCGAAGGCGGCCCACCACCCGCTCGCGCGCAACACCGCCGCGCCGGCCGCCGGGCGCAAAGTCGCGCTCTACGCCACCTGCTTTGCCAACTACAACAACCCCGGCATCGGCGAGGCGGCACGCCGCGTCCTCGCCCATAACGGCGTCGATGTCGAAGTCGTCTATCCCGAATGCTGCGGCATGCCGCAACTCGAAGGCGGCGAAATCGGCGACGTCGCGGATCGCGCCCGGCGCATCGCCGCCGTGATGGCCGGTTGGATCGACGACGGCTACGACATCGTCGCGATGACCCCGTCCTGCGCGTTGATGCTCAAGTTCGAATGGCCGTTGATCGTCCCCGACAACGCCGCCGTCAAACGGCTCTCCGAGGCTACCTTCGATCTATCTGAATACATCGTCGATATCGCCAAGAAAGAAGGCCTGGCCGACGGCCTGAAAGCCTTGCCAGGCGGTGTTGCGGTCCACCTCGCTTGTCATGCGCGAGCCCAGAACATGGGCGCCAAGGCGGCCGAGCTGTTGCGCTACGTCCCGGAGGCCTCCGTCACCATCGTCGAACGTTGCTCGGGCCACGGCGGTTCCTGGGGCATCAAGACCGAAAACTTCCCGGTCGCACTCAAGGTCGGTGCGCCGGCCGCCCAGCGCGCCGCCGATGCCAACGCGGCCTTCGTCGTGTCCGAATGCCCATTGGCCGGCAAGCATATCGTTCAAGGAATGGAAAAAATCGACGGCGCCACCGCCAAGTTGGCGGAAGCCAAATCCTTCCACCCGATCGAGCTAGTTGCCCGCGCCTACGGGCTGGTCGAATGA
- a CDS encoding rubrerythrin family protein — protein sequence MPALKSSKTEQNLKDAFAGESQANRRYLYFAQKADVEGYNDVSTVFRSTAEGETGHAHGHLEFLEETGDPATGEPIGTTDKNLKAAIAGETHEYTDMYPGMAKTAREEGFGEIADWFETLAKAEKSHAGRFQKALDSL from the coding sequence ATGCCAGCTCTCAAAAGTTCCAAGACCGAGCAGAACCTGAAGGACGCCTTCGCGGGCGAATCGCAGGCCAACCGCCGCTATCTCTACTTCGCGCAGAAGGCCGACGTCGAAGGTTACAACGATGTCTCGACCGTGTTCCGCTCGACCGCCGAAGGCGAAACCGGTCATGCCCATGGCCACCTCGAATTCCTCGAGGAGACCGGCGATCCGGCGACCGGCGAGCCGATCGGCACGACCGACAAGAACCTCAAGGCCGCCATCGCGGGCGAGACCCACGAATACACCGACATGTATCCGGGCATGGCGAAGACCGCGCGCGAAGAAGGCTTCGGCGAAATCGCCGATTGGTTCGAGACGCTAGCGAAGGCTGAAAAGTCCCACGCCGGCCGCTTCCAAAAAGCACTCGACTCCCTCTAA